A genomic window from Pirellulales bacterium includes:
- the rfaE2 gene encoding D-glycero-beta-D-manno-heptose 1-phosphate adenylyltransferase — protein sequence MMNSHALAQTFENLGNPRVLVIGDLILDRYTFGNAERVSQEAPVILLRADQREARAGGAANVCLMLLGLEAQVTCVGVVGDDADGRELVSLLSDAGVDSSCVLSDTTRPTTVKERFIGRAANRHPHQILRVDSEVRDPLPTSIEQRFIERLLPQLGSYQVVLISDYNKGVCTPRLLQAVIHAARDAGVPVIVDPARGVDYSVYHGATTMTPNRLEAELATGVKISTTADAFRAGEQLCRQLALDMAIVTLDRDGMALAWPPPARNDQPTGEIFPTRARAVYDITGAGDMVLAMIGVALAAGASPAAAIELGNIAAGLEVEKVGVAVVPRAEIRAALAERQAAAQSKILSLDDLTRVVGEHRARGESIVLTNGCFDLLHVGHVSYLQEARALGDRLIVAVNSDASVRRLKGPTRPVISEADRAAMLAALAAVDYVLVFDEDTPHDFLHRLRPDVLVKGGTYTPDQVVGHEVVEAYGGRVCVTGMVDGISTTKIVNSVADRHALRGPHFAQSSTRQDTRSIG from the coding sequence ATGATGAACTCGCACGCGCTGGCGCAGACGTTTGAGAACCTGGGAAATCCACGGGTTCTCGTGATTGGCGACCTGATTCTCGACCGCTACACCTTTGGCAACGCAGAACGCGTCAGCCAGGAGGCGCCGGTGATTTTGCTGCGCGCGGATCAGCGCGAGGCCCGCGCCGGCGGCGCCGCCAACGTGTGCCTGATGCTGTTGGGTCTGGAGGCCCAAGTAACATGCGTCGGCGTCGTCGGCGACGACGCCGACGGTCGCGAACTGGTGTCGCTCTTGAGCGACGCGGGCGTGGACTCCTCGTGCGTGCTGAGCGATACGACACGGCCAACGACCGTGAAAGAGCGATTCATCGGGCGCGCGGCTAATCGGCATCCCCATCAGATTCTGCGCGTCGATAGCGAAGTGCGTGATCCGCTGCCGACCAGCATCGAGCAACGATTCATCGAGCGATTGCTTCCGCAACTTGGCTCGTATCAAGTCGTGCTGATTTCCGACTACAACAAGGGAGTCTGCACTCCCCGTTTGCTGCAGGCAGTCATTCACGCGGCGCGAGACGCCGGCGTGCCGGTAATTGTCGATCCGGCGCGCGGAGTCGACTATAGTGTCTATCATGGCGCGACCACCATGACGCCCAACCGTTTGGAGGCGGAACTGGCGACCGGCGTCAAGATTTCCACTACCGCCGACGCCTTCCGCGCGGGCGAGCAACTCTGCCGGCAATTGGCGCTCGACATGGCGATCGTCACGCTCGATCGCGATGGCATGGCGCTAGCTTGGCCCCCCCCCGCTCGTAATGACCAGCCGACCGGGGAAATCTTCCCCACTCGGGCACGCGCCGTTTACGACATCACTGGCGCCGGCGATATGGTGTTGGCGATGATCGGCGTGGCGCTGGCGGCCGGCGCTTCACCCGCGGCGGCGATTGAGCTGGGCAATATCGCGGCGGGATTGGAAGTGGAGAAAGTTGGTGTGGCGGTGGTGCCGCGAGCGGAGATTCGCGCGGCTTTGGCCGAACGTCAGGCGGCAGCCCAATCGAAAATCCTCTCGCTGGATGACCTGACGCGCGTGGTGGGAGAACATCGTGCGCGCGGGGAATCCATTGTGCTGACCAACGGCTGTTTTGATCTGTTGCATGTCGGTCACGTGAGCTATTTGCAAGAGGCGCGCGCGCTTGGAGATCGTTTGATCGTGGCGGTCAACAGCGATGCCAGCGTGCGCCGGCTCAAGGGACCGACGCGCCCCGTGATCAGCGAAGCCGACCGCGCGGCGATGCTCGCCGCTCTGGCGGCGGTGGATTATGTGTTGGTGTTCGACGAGGACACGCCGCACGATTTCCTGCATCGTCTCAGGCCAGATGTGCTTGTCAAAGGCGGCACCTACACGCCCGATCAGGTGGTTGGACATGAAGTGGTCGAGGCCTATGGCGGCCGTGTCTGTGTGACCGGCATGGTGGACGGCATCTCGACTACCAAGATTGTTAACAGCGTTGCCGATCGGCATGCGCTACGGGGACCGCACTTCGCGCAGTCGTCGACTCGGCAAGATACGCGGAGTATTGGTTGA
- the waaF gene encoding lipopolysaccharide heptosyltransferase II, whose product MRLGLFLPNWVGDLAMATPALRALRRHFAHAEIVGVLRPYLVDVLAGTHFLDQQLLYDPRGKDPSQRGSRFVRALRSRHLDAAVLFTNSFRTAWLARLSGARRRIGYSRNARGWLLTDRLFQDTQNGKFVPSPVLDDYLRLAYALGCPAESPRIELGTTHADESAADAALQSLGISPPFVAINSSGAFGAAKLWPTEYFAELAKRIVTQYRHDVLVLCGPNEREIARQIVSLAANPRVRSVADMPLSIGLTKACVARSQLMITTDSGPRHFAAAFDVPVITLFGPTHIAWSETHYTRAVHLQHPVDCGPCQQRTCPLGHHRCMRDLSVDIVETAVAKMLGKLWTAQAA is encoded by the coding sequence ATGCGACTGGGACTATTTCTTCCCAACTGGGTGGGCGATCTGGCAATGGCCACGCCAGCCTTGCGCGCGTTGCGGCGGCATTTTGCTCATGCGGAGATCGTCGGCGTCTTGCGGCCGTATCTGGTCGATGTGTTGGCCGGAACGCATTTTCTGGATCAGCAACTTTTGTATGACCCACGCGGCAAGGATCCGTCGCAGCGCGGCAGCCGTTTTGTTCGCGCCCTGCGCAGTCGGCATCTCGACGCTGCGGTGCTGTTCACCAATTCGTTTCGCACCGCCTGGCTCGCCAGGCTGAGCGGCGCTCGTCGACGAATCGGTTATTCGCGAAATGCGCGCGGCTGGCTGCTCACCGATCGACTTTTTCAGGATACACAGAACGGCAAATTCGTGCCGTCGCCTGTGCTCGACGATTATCTGCGTTTGGCCTATGCGCTGGGATGTCCGGCGGAATCACCGCGGATTGAACTAGGTACTACGCACGCCGACGAATCGGCTGCCGATGCGGCGCTTCAGTCGCTGGGCATCTCGCCGCCGTTTGTCGCCATCAACTCCAGCGGCGCTTTCGGCGCCGCCAAGTTATGGCCAACAGAATATTTCGCCGAGTTGGCCAAGCGAATCGTAACGCAATACCGCCATGACGTGTTGGTGCTCTGTGGCCCCAACGAAAGGGAGATCGCACGCCAGATTGTGTCGCTCGCCGCCAATCCGCGCGTGCGCAGTGTGGCTGACATGCCGCTGAGCATTGGGCTGACCAAGGCCTGTGTGGCCCGTTCACAACTGATGATCACGACCGACAGCGGACCGCGTCATTTTGCCGCCGCGTTCGACGTGCCGGTCATCACGCTTTTCGGACCCACGCATATTGCCTGGAGCGAAACTCATTACACCCGCGCGGTGCATCTGCAACATCCAGTCGATTGCGGTCCTTGCCAGCAACGAACGTGCCCGCTCGGCCATCATCGCTGCATGCGTGATCTCTCTGTTGACATTGTAGAAACTGCCGTCGCCAAGATGTTAGGGAAATTATGGACGGCGCAAGCAGCCTGA